A portion of the Saccharomyces paradoxus chromosome XV, complete sequence genome contains these proteins:
- the AKR2 gene encoding putative palmitoyltransferase AKR2 (Ankyrin repeat-containing protein~similar to YOR034C) has product MDNMPISHDENMKKTSNGTSAVVDVAQHAASDSDNNKAQLLGIESDTEFVIDIFIEAAKDGNLKLVKDVVESGAVDINNDCIDELPGLHWACINNRFSVVKFLLLRGANPNQTVGSERATALHWAARYGNVYIVDLLLKHGADPTLKDGQGLNIMHFSVYSSNILLVVYVLYFVVNNSNSVDIDSKDNNNRTPLLWAAYQGDFLTVELLLKFGATVALTDNRGFNALHCALVGGDQRVICDLILSGANFNERNNQKQDCFDLAEGMGTKSLFEQALQHHGYDRLGNQKDKLFKKSSYAQFTTFLSPFLLMVYIYLISLVLSPVLAIMLSLLVVVVTVNTLKKFILPSFPRKNTYRVSLTRTPFFSGLFLSTFCFLIYIWTEKLYPYSVSDYTMKNVQFLVTSFFTIILFLKLVRSDPGCVKTDDSLTSIQETIKQLIHLGKFDRENFCVETLERKPLRSRYSFFSGALVARYDHYCPWIYNDIGLKNHKLFLFFALTVQYHMFLFMWLCLAYFKKTNYIYEQVDEYARCALLKNETLCKGSNYDPSTFFLFIWVSVNFMWLGAMLIVQCFQVLKGITTPELFTLIREERRAKIVSLIPFENSMCSSTSSRDYDMMPEGPTGTTVTHTISIDSLEPRNKRRAILSACFSMIGINQWFVTIKEMLGITHFLHGQVQQQHHSSLLRSFLVTNHWKTNLTDFWLNSDVTAPLWQRLFYSSDTSKAMLGGIEVDYYELYEYPAREGEVIRSN; this is encoded by the coding sequence GTGGCTCAGCACGCTGCAAGTGATTCGGATAATAACAAAGCGCAACTTTTGGGCATTGAATCAGATACTGAGTTTGtgattgatattttcatcGAAGCTGCCAAAGATGGGAATTTAAAATTGGTGAAGGACGTGGTTGAAAGCGGAGCCGTAGATATTAATAACGATTGCATTGATGAATTACCGGGCTTGCATTGGGCCTGCATAAATAATAGGTTTTCCGTGGTAAAATTCCTATTACTTAGGGGAGCAAATCCTAACCAGACGGTGGGCTCTGAGAGGGCTACCGCTTTACACTGGGCCGCGAGGTATGGTAATGTCTACATCGTTGACCTACTTCTCAAACATGGGGCCGATCCGACACTCAAAGATGGACAGGGTCTTAACATTATGCATTTTAGCGTTTACAGCTCTAATATTTTACTTGTTGTTTATGTGCTCTATTTTGTCGtaaacaacagcaacagtGTCGACATCGATTCAAAAGACAACAATAATAGAACACCCCTATTGTGGGCAGCTTATCAAGGAGATTTTCTCACTGTAGAGCTTCTATTGAAATTTGGCGCTACAGTTGCATTAACAGACAATAGAGGATTCAACGCGCTGCATTGTGCTCTAGTTGGAGGTGATCAAAGGGTCATATGTGATTTAATACTTAGCGGCGCAAATTTCAACGAAAGAAATAACCAGAAACAAGACTGTTTTGATCTAGCCGAGGGAATGGGAACAAAATCACTATTTGAGCAAGCGTTGCAGCATCATGGATATGATAGGCTTGGAAATCAAAAGGATAAattattcaagaaaagCTCGTATGCACAATTCACAACTTTTTTGTCACCTTTCTTACTTATGGTTTACATATACTTAATTTCTCTGGTTCTTTCTCCAGTGCTAGCCATTATGCTTTCCCTACTGGTCGTTGTTGTCACTGTAAACACATTAAAGAAGTTCATATTACCATCATTTCCTAGAAAAAACACCTACAGAGTTTCCTTAACTAGAACTCCCTTTTTCAGTGGGCTCTTTCTGTCCACTTTCTGttttttaatatatatatggacGGAAAAACTCTATCCATATAGCGTGTCTGACTATACTATGAAAAACGTACAATTTTTggttacttcttttttcacaaTCATATTATTTCTGAAGTTAGTACGGTCTGATCCTGGTTGTGTGAAAACGGACGATAGTTTAACTTCGATACAAGAAACAATAAAACAACTGATTCACCTAGGGAAGTTTGATAGGGAAAACTTTTGCGTTGAAACCTTAGAAAGAAAGCCATTGAGAAGTAGATATTCCTTTTTCAGCGGCGCCCTGGTTGCCAGATATGACCATTATTGTCCATGGATTTATAACGATATTGGCTTGAAAAATCACAAGCTCTTTCTGTTCTTTGCTTTAACAGTCCAATATCATATGTTTTTGTTCATGTGGTTGTGTTTAGCATATTTTAAGAAAACGAACTATATTTACGAACAAGTTGACGAATATGCAAGATGCGCCCTGCTTAAGAATGAGACTTTGTGTAAAGGTTCTAATTACGATCCCTCTaccttctttttattcatTTGGGTTAGTGTAAACTTCATGTGGCTGGGAGCTATGTTGATTGTCCAATGTTTTCAAGTATTAAAAGGAATCACGACTCCTGAATTGTTCACCTTAATCAGGGAGGAACGTAGGGCAAAAATCGTCAGTCTGATACCCTTTGAAAACTCTATGTGTTCTAGCACAAGTAGTAGGGATTATGATATGATGCCTGAAGGACCAACTGGGACAACCGTCACTCATACAATTTCTATTGATAGTTTGGAACCAAGAAATAAACGCCGTGCTATTCTTAGCGCATGCTTTTCGATGATTGGTATCAATCAGTGGTTCGTTACTATTAAGGAAATGCTAGGTATAACCCACTTTTTGCATGGGCAGGTTCAACAGCAACATCACAGTTCACTGCTTCGAAGTTTCTTAGTGACAAATCACTGGAAGACAAATTTGACCGATTTTTGGCTTAATAGTGATGTAACGGCGCCCTTGTGGCAGAGACTTTTCTACTCCTCGGATACCTCAAAGGCTATGTTGGGCGGAATTGAGGTCGACTACTATGAGCTATACGAATATCCGGCCAGAGAAGGAGAAGTAATACGTTCAAACTAA